The Scyliorhinus canicula chromosome 21, sScyCan1.1, whole genome shotgun sequence region ctccacgcaggcagtcacccaaggccggaattgaacccgggaccctggtgctgtgaggtagcagagctaaccactgtgtcacacagtaacccaggaggttacagaaataatcGGATAGGGATTTGATTTGAAAGCAAGGTTGGGAATTTTTAATTTGTGGTCTTGCCGGACTGTGCATCCATTGTCGGTCAGTGAGCACAAGGGAGATGGGTGAATAAAAAAAGGCTGCAAGTTATAATACGGTGACAGGCTTTTGGACAAGCTCAAATTTAGTGTGTGCGCACACAAGGTTAGATGCCAGCTAGAGGAGCTCTGGAGTAATCATATCCAGTGACAATGGCATACATAAGGGTGACTGAAGCAGGTGCAAGCCCAAGGCAATGTCGGGGAATTGGAAGTAGACAGTCCTGATGTGGGGGCATATATGAGATCAGAAACTCATCTTGGGGTAAAGGATGCCAAAGTTGTGAACAGCCCAGTTTGCCTCAGACGGTTGCTGGGACTAGAGATGGAGGTACTGATGAGGGAATGGAGTTTGAAGGGAGGATTTTTGGGTGCTGCTGAGAATGGAGACAAAGGCAGATGGGACCCAAAAATGTCAGTGTGGGTTGCATGCCAATTAGCACAGAGTGCACCTTCCTGTTGACTATCTCCATTGCTTACCTTTAATTGCAGCTGGATGAACCTCTGTTGTTGGAAGGTCTCTGATTGGCCCTCCAAAATTCAGAGCCTGCCCACCACCTGTATTTAATTGGTTGGAAACTTGTCTCAATGCCAAATAAGGAAACATCCCAGTCAAAACTCTGACCACTGACTGTTACGTCCAGGGACAGATTCAGGACCCAGCAGTCCCGACACTTTCTCCCTGCCCTCAAACTGAACACTCAGCCCAATGTCTTCAGTCTTCCCAGCATTTATTAAGAGAAAATTTCTGCTCTTCTGGATGTAGCCCAGACAGTGTGATGAAATTCGAGGAGGTGGAAGGTTCAGGAGAGGTGGTAGTGTGATAGGGCTGGGCGTGATCAACATGACTGTAGAGGCTGATATTTAGCTTTTGGGCGATGTTGCTGAGGGCAACATTtagagcagaaatagcaggggTCTAGGAATGTACTGTTACCATCATGAACCTCAGCCAGCATTATGTTGTGAGGAAGAGATAACTGTAATTTTTGATTATCACAATCTTCTGGAAATTTTTGTTACGCCCACTGTTGGCTTTCCGTAAATAACATTTCACCCTTAATGCCTAGTCCTTTACCCTCATGTTCATGTAATGTGCTGCATCATATTGGGCagcacaattacacagtggttagcactgttgcttcacagtgccagtgtcccaggtttgattcccagattgagtcactgtgtggagtctgcacatttctccctgtgtctgcgtgggtttcctctgggtgctccggtttcctcccactagtcccgaaagacatgcttgtcaggtgatattggacattctgaattctccctctatgtacgcaaacaggtgccagaatatgctgactaggggctttgcacagtgacttcattgcagtgttaatttaagcctacttgtgacaataataaagattattattataaactcaCCACAGGAATTTAAATCTAGTAATTAATAGCATCAATACTCTTTTAATGATGTGATTATTGTTAATGGCTGCCAATCAAGATCTCTTCCCCTGGAAAGTGGACAATTAAAAGTTGTCTTATTCCTTAACAcagaaaattgtccaaaatttgaCCGGTATGTTCATTTTATTTTCCTCTTTGTCTCTTCTCTCTTAATTCAATCTGTCTTTTCCTCCaattatttatggttttataccTAATTTGATATGATATTCTTCTCAGTCCTTCCTTTGTTTATTTGGCTAAAGAAATACACTGTTTGCTCCATTTGTCAGCAGAGTCCCAGGTGCCTTGTTGCCCTTGTTAGATTGTTATCACCTTGCATTTCCTGAATGTCGTGGGGAAACATGATTGAGCTAAAGATGAAcactaaccacttgctgtgttgTACTTTCCCATTGCGTTACACTGCTCTGCTGTATATGAAAGCACGTACCTCAAGAATTTAATGATTCTGTTTATCTGGCCTATTAACTTGCCTGTTTATTGTGCCAGGATAAATTTGAAACCAAAATTTTAagctcttttttaaaattatgtttcTCTTTCACTTTGTGCTTCCTATTTCTTGTCATTTTACtccattttatttatatttttttaaattgtcataAATTGCAGTGACCTATGTTGTCATGATGAATTAAGATTGGATTACTCTAGATTGGATTACTCtagaatttgggcagcacggggaGGACTGGTGGGAAAGTTGAGTTGAGACCACAAACatacgagccggggggggggggggggggggttcaaaatcTTTTGTAATCTTAACACTTCTATCAGGTTATCCCTCAGTATTCTATTTTCCAGTAAAAACAGCGCCAGCCTGTTTAATCTCACCTGAAAAGCAAAACTGATGATATTCGAATGCTGCGTGTGAGACGACCTTTTCTGAACTTGACTGTTAAACGTGGTTGGTTTTCCACTTCCACATGCTAGAGTCCCCCTGCTTCAGGCTTTGACTTTACATTGTTGCTACTCGAGTCGCTTCATGGCAGGAACTCCTAAGTTTTTTTCATCAAAACTCAGTTAAAAGAATCTAAACACATTGCAATATTTCAAGCACGGAGCCCTTTAAATTATTGTGTTCATCAGTGTGGctgaatgtgtttgattgaagtAAATAAATATGGTTTTAGCTTAATGATATATCTTGACCGCTGTTAAAGAGGACAGCCCAGGCAGCGTATTTAAAAACATCGCTGTAAGATGTtgtaagaggggctggtttagcacactgggctaaatcgctggcttttaaagcagaccaaggcaggtcagcagcacggttcaattcccgtaccagcctcccagaacaggcgccgaaatgtggcgactaggggcttttcacagtaacttcattgaagcctactcgtgacaataagcgattttcattttcatttcatttcatttcaagatggagtgggactaatagtaatattaatctttattgtcacaagtaggcttacattaacactgcaatgaagttactgtgaaaatcccctagttgccacattctggcacctgttcgggtacacaaagggagaattcagaatgtccaaattacctaataagcacgtcttgtgggaggaaaccagagcacccggaggaaacccatgcaggcatggggagaacgtgcagactccgcacagacagtgacccaagccgcaaatcgaccctggcgccgtgctaacaaccatgctaccgtgctgccccactggaaCCATTTACAGATCATGCAAAGGAGCACTGGGCCTATCATGAAAACTGTACTTATTGGAAGAGAAACTATCACATTACAGTTGTTTCATCTAGTCTGTTTCACCTTGTCCGGTGCAGAGCAAGTTGTATCACAGCAGCTTTGTCagattgtttttctttcagaggaAGTTGTGTTTACTGAAAGATGCCACGATAAAGTTTATTTTCCGGAAACTGGCCCACAAGCTAGCTGTATTTGTGCTAACTCCAAAATTGGACCATGGCATGTATGAATGACTTAAATAAAACTAAATGTCTCTTCAGTAACATTACTTTAGTTGGGTACCTTTTGCAGAGATGACCTAATGCATTTTTCTCCTGCTTGTTATTGAAAGGGACTTTTTGTTTCTGAATGTTGTCTTGGGTCAATTCATTTTGcgataaaaatatttaaatgtgATCCTTTGGGGTTTTTTAATGGCAACAGATATGCATTAGCTTGCTGAGAAACTGGGCTCCAAGGAGATTAATTGATATACTGGAAGTGTTCTCATTAACAATCATAAAGAGCACAGTGTTTCTGTGAATAAGAATGTTAGGATAAGCATTAGTAACCAGTTTAATTTTTCAAAGTTTGAAATACAAGTGATGAATAAAATCCAGTTGAAACCTAATTTAAAATTGCTAACAATTTTTCTGTCATTGGAAATCCGTTGCATtgactctctttctgtctttgagAATAGCAAAACTGTTCCTCTGTTGAATCTGTTCTGTATAGAAAGAAAACAATCCCCATATTGATTTAGCACTTTACCACATCCTCAGGATATTTCAAAGTGCTTCGCAATGGTTTACTTGTTGAAATATCATTGCAGCTCTTTGACAGGCAAGCCCGCAGTCATCAATTTGTGCTCAAGAAGTTCCCAAAAAGATCAGCAAATGAATGACCGTATGATTTATTATTGCTGGCGTTTCTACTCGAGTCCATAATTTGAATACACCATCTTTTGGCTCAGAGATTAGAGTGAATAAAACTGACATTAGTATCATAGAATCGTGGAATTGTACAGCATGtcaggaggtcatttggctcattgaTTCTACAGTTTCTTTTAAAGAGTTGGTTAGTCCCACTTCCAACTCTTTCCCGACatctctttgggcagcacggtagcacaagtggctagcactgcggcttcacagcgccagggtcccagggttgattccccgctgggacactgtctgtgcagagtctgcacgttctccccatgtctgcgtgggtttcttccgggtgctccggtttcctccaacagtccaaagacgtgcaggttaggtggattggccatgctaaattgcccttagtatccaaaaaggttaggaggggttattggattacggggatagggtggaaatgagggcttaagtgggtcggtgcagacttgatgggctgaatggcctccttctgcactgtatgttctatgttatgttaaAAAACTGTGTTTATTAGACAGGATTCACAGGTACTGTGATGAGAGAGGCAATTTGACCCATCTAAATTCATTCAATCAGAGAGATCCCACCTTCCTTCACAGAACAAAATGCTCCAGATGCTGGGAAATCTGAACGATTTTTCCTTGATCTGAAAGGTTAAttgtgtttctctccccacatatGTTTTCtgatctgttgagtatttccagcattttcttttgtttttattccaacTTTCTAGCTGTATTCCAAGTCAGCCAAAGTTTTACTGCTCTGCAAGTATTTTTAACTTTCGCTTTTTTAAAGTGACATTGCCAACTCTTTCCAATAAACCCTCCTTCCGCAAAGCAGATGATTCAGGCTTTTCTAACTTGCTTGTTGGGTGTTGGTGAGCCCATCTCtagttattttttatttgttcgtgGGATGTGCGCGTCGCTGGCTGGGGCAAGAATTTGTTGCCCCATCCATAATTGTCCGTGAACTGGGTGGTTTGCTAAGCCTTTTCAGAGGGGCATTAACAaccacacattgctgtggggctggagtcacacgtaggccagacagggtaaggatggcaggtttccttcctcaAAAGGggtattaatgaaccagatggaattGGTGGGATTAAAACCCAGGACCCTAGAGCAttcccctggatctctggattactaatccagtgacaatcccactccGCCATCACCTCCCTTACAGCATTGAGAGTCAACCATTTCAGTTTGGAGCTAAAAATGTGTTGGACAGATTGTTCAGAGTGATGGCTCCCTTCCCTGAAGGTGATGAGTTGGGTTTTTAAAGTAGACTGCTTGTTTTGATGAGCATGCATTAAAAGATTATTTGCCATCAGTTCCACAACCTCTTAACGTAGGATCATAAATTTATGACTTCCACAATGCCAGACTAAAAATATTATGACCAGACTATTATACTTTCAAACAATTCTAAATTTGTTGAATATGCAGCCAGAACCAAATATTCAGCTCGACAGTGCAGGAAGCTAACCCACTGATCGGGGTGGTATTTTCTTTCAAgaccccccagcccctacaatgcagcctccgaccctcccactgccccaacgtACCTCTTAAGGGGCCCTACCTCACCTCTTAAGTGCAGTGCATCccagcctgatccctggcatgggcaatctggcacccgggcacgttggcactgccagcctggcaccctggcccaGAGTCCGACCACCCAGGGACATCCAATAACCTGAGATAACCCCctaggtgccattatgcctgctCCACAGTTGTGTGGACCAGTCCCAAATGGCGCCCTGGCGAAGGCTCCCAGGCGAGGCCATTAGTTCCAGGGCTGGAGAGAATCTGGGGTCGACATTTAAATGAACCTaaaagctcacttaaatatgttaatctggatctcacccagtgagggcaagatccagatcacgacgtctCGTGAGCTAccgttagcattgtggatagcacaattgcttcacagctccagggtcccaggttcgattccggcttgggtcactgtctgtgcggagtctgcacatcctccccgtgtgtgcgtgggtttcctccgggtgctccagtttcctcccacagtctaaagatgagggcagcacggtggcgcagcagttaacattgctgcctcacggcgcttaggtcccaggttcgatcccggctctgggtcactgtccgtgtggagtttgcacattctccctgtgtctgcgtgggttccgcccccacaaccccaaaatgtgcagagtaggtggattggccacactaaattgccccttaattggaaaaaataattgggtaatctaaatttttttaaaaacgatgtgcaggttaggtgaattggccatgataaattgcccttagtgtccaaaattgcccttagtgttgggtggggttactgggttatggggatagggtggaggtgttgaccttgggtagggtgctccttccaagagctggtgcagacgcgatgggctgaatggcctccttctgcactgtaaattctatgataatctatgaactcgcgaggcgttgtgagcctctcatgagatttaacggcctcatcgcgtcaccaagtcgggcgcaGCGAGGCCATGAGATCACGCCCATAAAGAATGGTATTGATGTGCCAGAATATCACAAGACAAGATGAATCAACATCATGCTAATGAATCGGATAACTTTGCTTTATGTTTCTGGTTTGGAAAGAGAGGTTTCATGGATTAGTGCTAAACAACAACTTGTAACAAGATGCGCAAAGTTTATCAGCAGCAGATCCACTGTGGCATGGTCAGACTTAGGTTATGGTACAGAAGTGGACGTTGATGGCTTTGGGGATGACATGGATATGCGGTCAATGCTCACCTTGGAGTCAACATTACAAACAGTCTGCTTCAGCCTCAGAGTTGCAGGGACAGTGATGAAGTTGGTGACGACATAACAGAATTTGCGGTGGGGACTGATGAAAATAGCTTCAGTCCACCAAGTATTTATTGGGAGTAATTTTCTGTTCACCTAGTATTTGATGTTCAATAAGCAGTCTGACAAATTAGAGACCGTGGAGGGGATGAGACATGTGGTGAGGTAGAACTGGGTGTCAGCAGTGTGCATGTGGAAAGATGACGTGTTTTTAGTTTTTGAATAATGTCAGCAAGGAGCAATATGCAGTTGTGAAACAGAATGGGGCCCAGGCTCGGTCCTTGGGAGACaccaggagcaggaagagaaacaaTTGCAGATGATTGTCTGGCTGTGGCTCGATAGAATGGAAGCGGACAAATGCAATCCCACACAACCAGTCAACGGTGGGACATGCTGGCAGAGGGTGACCATGTGAAAGACAGCAGGCAGGTTGCAAAGAGCAGAGAGGAATAGTTTACCATGGTCAGTCACATAGGTCAACATTTGTGACTTTGGTAAGAGCTGTTTCAGTGGAGTGGCAGGCAGGGAAAACTAATTTGAGCGATTTGAACATGGCTTTTCTGGGAAAGGTGGGCATGTATTTGAGAGGCAGCAGCATATACGAGTAATTTGGAGAGCTCAGACAAGTTGGAGCTAGGGTGGTAGTCTGCACAGATGGAGGAGTCaagggtgttttttttttccatcacTATACTTgactattccattacacacctggccGATCTCCCATGTTCTACTGgatgtaaacttgaggtcatctaaAAATTCACTGTCCATGCCCTAAGTCATGCAGAGCCCCATTCACCCATCGCCACATCTCAGCTGACCTGCACTGACTCCTGATTATTTTTTTGTAATCTGTAGCCCCACAACCCTTTGAGGTATCTGTGCTACTCGCAATCTGGTTTGtgagcattcctgattttaatccctCTGTGGTACCACTGCCCCTTTAAAGGCTGTGCCCTCATAGGCCCCATGCCGGTTATGTGGACCATCATGCGGGAGCGCGCGGATCCCTACCAATGGAGAGAAAGCCTCGGCCCTTGCTAGTGGGCTTCTGGTCAGAGTGAACCCGGGAGCCAGAGTGTGAACACCCATATAGAAACTCTGTGCCTATACATTTTTTGTTCTTCATTACTAATATCAACTTGGTATTGCCTCGATACACCACACCCTCCATCAGATGACCGTGCCTTCATCTGACTGGACTCGTGAGCTCTGACCTTCACAAATCGTTCCGCCTCACCATCTATATTTCCTCCTTTTAGACGCTCCTTAAACCAATTTCTTTTGACCAAACGTTTGGACGTCCATCTTAATATTttatgtccaacaggtttgtttcaaacactgttggactttaatctggtgttgtaagaattcttactgtgctcaccccagtccaacgttcgCATCGCCACATCATTAATATTTTATGTGACTCTATGGAAAAATATACTTTCCAACATTCCTGTGACAGCTTTATGACATTAAAGACACAGTAGAAATACCAGTTGTTGACAGGGTGATGACAGCAGATTTGCAGAGCGGGGGGACAGCACCAGAGAAATGACTGAGTTCTCCTGATTTTACATCACTCTTTCATTCACATTTACTTTTTCACTAAAAATgatgaaacaaaacaaacatgGGCAATCCAAGCAAAGAATAATAATTGTTCACAAAATGTCCTTGATTTCAACCTTTATTTCATTAAACATTAATTTTCTTACACCGGTATTCAATCATAATATTAACATCGTATTAAATGCAACATAACGTTGAATTTTTCTCACAACTTTTTTCTCCCTTCCTCTTTGATTCTTATTAGATTATAATTCCATTGGGGGTGCATTCCCTCCCCCAGTTTACAATTATTCAAGTGCAGGCTATTTAACCGAGGGAAGAGCACAACTTAACCCAATCCTGTTCTTATCCAATGTTCCCATTAACAGGGGTCACCGGACAGCATCAGAAGCAGGAGGTTGGGCTGACCCCTCCTTAACCTGCTCTGCTGCAGCTGTCGAAGCTGGATTACCTAGTCAAATATGGGATCTTCCTGATTGTTATGACGCGATTAATTGTTAGTTAAATTCTGTGAACCATGAGGAGAATATACATTTGAAATTAGTGCTACTGAAATGAATATAATATCTGAAAAACTAGTTCAAAATCAGGAATCTTGATAAAGATTCTAAGGTAAATTGTCACTATTCCAAAGAATTTCTACGATACCGATAGGTATTTAACATGATCTACAATATGTAAAAGATGTCATTAAATAACTTAGGTTTTAACATAAAACATAATGTAAATAAAATCTTAGCTTAGGTGCAGATCATAATGAGGAATAGATGATGGATAAGCTTTGTAGCAAACAAAACATACAATTAGTCTTGATCATGCATGCCTTTCTTTTAACTCATACACAGGTACAACTAATAATATCAGAGACACTTTGAACTAGTTCAAAACTCCGTATTTTTTTGAGTGGTGtctatcattctaattaattATCAGCATTTGAGAGTATAAATAATATATATGAAAATTGTCTGTTACATAGCAACATAATTCACATCATAAATTTGAGAACTTAAATTGAAAGTTTGCGTTCATCTGGAAACGTTCCCTTGTGTCAAGAAAAGTACACAGTAATGCAACAAAACTTAGAACTAATTGTTTGATCTACTCGGTCGACTAAATATTCACTGCTTTACGCTGAATTGTAGTGTCATTTGTTACTGCATTGGAAGTCTGGTCTTAAAATGATTTCAATGCAAATGGAGGGATTTCTTTCCAGCTGTTAACAGTGGAATGATCCAAAAGAGGGGTGTCAAACTCAGATCATATTAGTGCCACATTTGCCCAGTCGGAACACCACAGAAGGCAGGGAGTATTTGGCAAATTGACAAATCAGCTTCATCCTTCATTCTTCTCTGTTTTTGTTGTGTTCTTCCgggagacggtggcatagtggtaatatcactggattagtaatctagggacctgggttcgaatcccaccatggcagatggtgaaatttgaattcaataaaaatatggggcTGCATTCTCTGCCCCGACCCAACGatggattctctgttacgccggccggtcaatggggtttcccattgtggggcagccccacgccatcgggaaaccccctgggcgccggcaaaatggagaatcctgccggcggaaaatcccaccccggaattaaaagtttaaccaTGAAAGTACtaacaattgttgtaaaaacccatcttacAGGGTGGATTTTCTTGGCGCCCCAtggcatgtttctcggcagcaggagGCAGCCCACCCACCATTGGAtgacagtgggatcttctggccctATCACTGCCAATGGAATTTCCTATCTCCTAGCACTTCCCCCAGCGGGACCAAATAATCCCACTGGAGAGAATGACCAGAAAGTCATCCCCCAcagggtctggcctacatgtgactccagactgacAGTAATGTGGAtgtctcttaaatgccctctaaacAAGTATcattagggatgaacaataagTGCAGGCCTAgctggcgatgcccacatcccatggacaaataaagataaactgtttTGCACTATCCACATTCCCATTTTCTGGCAGTCAAATTCTCAAGACGGCCCATTTTCAGTGCAGCCACTCCAGCATCCCAATGTTGGATTTTTTGGTCTCTCACTTTTCAGAAGGGTCCATTCAGTTCAAATTGCAAAGTTGGAAAACTCCATCTGACATGGGCAACCCTTCATTGTATCCCCAGTTCACAAGTTGACTTTGTGCCCATATAACATAATTTAAATGAAAGTCCATCGACTGAAAATAACTGCTGCAAAAATTTGTGCTAGTGAGTCGCAACCCAGACATCTCAATTGGATGAGATCGATAGAACTTCAAGTAAGGTATCTTTTGTAGCCCTCCAGCTATCTATTTAACTCCCCTAATTAATGAATGTAGCACTTTCTATGTAACTGAGCCATCATAGTAAAAATGCACCAAAGTAGGTTTTATGGTCATTGGTAAAATCCACCTGCTTTACACTGCTGACATTTACTATGATCCTGTCACCTTGTTCTAGGTGAAATACCGCCCCCAAATAGATAGCCATACGCCATAGACTTTTCTCTCCATTTACAGATCTGGTGGAACTCAGTAGCTGCATGGGTTTAGGGTATCGCGGAGTCAATTTGGTAATCATATGAATGATAAGAGAGTTGTTTTCATGCATGTCGCTTGCATAGCCTCTAAATGAGACCTGGGAGTAGACAAAGTAGTCTCCTTTTCTTGGAATAGTAAGTGCCCGGTCCTGATAATTTAGTTCGCCCTTCGTAAACGCAAGTCCGTTCTTGTGTTCCCACTGGAGAGCAAAATATTCACCATCCTTCTTATCAGAGGAAGTCACTTTAgctgaaataaaaaataaaaagccAATTATTTACAGCTTTCCTGTTTACATGAAAAAATAGTTTGAAGAAACAAATGTTCCTAAATCTTTGCAATTACACATTATAGCTTGACTTGAGCCAGGTATTAACTGT contains the following coding sequences:
- the LOC119955822 gene encoding tumor necrosis factor ligand superfamily member 15-like, translated to MDAMREEDTVGMMGQAGQPRPQGAPGRRTRLLLAGCVSCCFLLAGLSVYLLLQHVPAQKSEAQIGPEMIRLPVDTAEKPRAHLTAKVTSSDKKDGEYFALQWEHKNGLAFTKGELNYQDRALTIPRKGDYFVYSQVSFRGYASDMHENNSLIIHMITKLTPRYPKPMQLLSSTRSVNGEKSLWRMAIYLGAVFHLEQGDRIIVNVSSVKQVDFTNDHKTYFGAFLL